A stretch of the Ensifer sp. PDNC004 genome encodes the following:
- a CDS encoding helicase HerA-like C-terminal domain-containing protein, with amino-acid sequence MLEEGKLFIGTSRKPDDSINKGEYLELKFGNRHGLVTGATGTGKTITLQVLAEGFSNAGVPVFCADVKGDLSGIGAIGEAKDFILKRAEQIGLPTNPYEFQEFPVIFWDLYGEKGHRVRTTMSEMGPLLLSRLMNATDAQEGVLNIAFKIADEGGLPLLDLKDLQALLNYMGDNASALSNQFGFISKSSVGSIQRELLILEQQGAEHFFGEPALKISDIMRTTNDGRGAISVLAADKLMMNPRLYATFLLWLLSELFEELPEVGDPDKPKLVFFFDEAHLLFNDAPKALIERVEQVVRLIRSKGVGVYFVTQNPLDVPDTVLGQLGNRVQHALRAYTPRDQKAVKTAADTFRPNPDFDCATVITNLGTGEALVSTLEGKGAPSMVERTLVRPPQSRVGPLTEAERKKVMDVSPVRGLYDEDFDRESAYEILAARAKKASDAQAEAQAQAGQQTSEASTGGSRWTLPGFGDDDQPAPAGKQARPRSSGYQRETVVEAAMKSVARTVATQVGRALVRGILGSLSRR; translated from the coding sequence ATGTTGGAAGAAGGCAAGCTCTTTATCGGCACCAGCCGCAAGCCTGATGATTCGATCAACAAGGGCGAGTACCTGGAGCTCAAGTTCGGCAACCGCCACGGCCTGGTCACCGGCGCCACCGGCACCGGCAAGACGATCACCCTGCAGGTGCTCGCCGAAGGCTTTTCCAACGCCGGCGTCCCGGTCTTCTGCGCCGACGTCAAGGGCGACCTCTCCGGCATCGGCGCGATCGGCGAGGCCAAGGATTTCATCTTGAAGCGTGCCGAACAGATCGGCCTGCCGACAAACCCGTACGAGTTTCAGGAATTCCCGGTCATCTTCTGGGATCTCTACGGCGAAAAGGGCCACCGCGTCCGCACCACCATGTCGGAGATGGGCCCGCTGCTGCTGTCGCGGCTGATGAATGCGACCGACGCGCAGGAAGGCGTGCTCAACATCGCCTTCAAGATCGCCGACGAGGGCGGACTGCCGCTGCTCGACCTCAAGGATCTGCAGGCGCTGCTCAACTACATGGGCGACAATGCCAGCGCGCTCTCCAACCAGTTCGGTTTCATCTCCAAGTCCTCGGTGGGCTCGATCCAGCGGGAGCTGCTGATCCTCGAACAGCAGGGTGCCGAACATTTCTTCGGCGAGCCGGCGTTGAAGATTTCCGACATCATGCGCACCACCAATGACGGTCGCGGCGCGATCTCGGTGCTTGCCGCCGACAAGCTGATGATGAACCCGCGGCTCTACGCCACCTTCCTGCTCTGGCTGCTGTCCGAACTGTTCGAGGAACTGCCGGAAGTGGGCGACCCGGACAAGCCGAAGCTCGTGTTCTTCTTCGACGAGGCGCACCTGCTCTTCAACGACGCGCCGAAGGCACTGATCGAGCGCGTCGAACAGGTCGTGCGCCTGATCCGCTCCAAGGGCGTCGGTGTCTATTTCGTCACCCAGAACCCTCTCGACGTGCCGGACACGGTTCTCGGCCAGCTCGGCAACCGCGTCCAGCATGCCTTGCGCGCCTACACGCCGCGCGACCAGAAGGCGGTGAAGACCGCCGCCGACACCTTCCGCCCGAACCCGGATTTCGACTGCGCCACGGTGATCACCAATCTCGGCACCGGTGAGGCTCTCGTCTCCACGCTCGAAGGCAAGGGCGCACCCTCGATGGTCGAGCGCACGCTGGTGCGCCCGCCGCAGTCGCGCGTCGGCCCGCTGACCGAGGCCGAGCGAAAGAAGGTCATGGACGTCAGCCCGGTCCGCGGTCTTTACGACGAGGATTTCGACCGTGAATCGGCCTACGAGATCCTGGCAGCACGCGCCAAGAAGGCGTCCGACGCGCAGGCCGAAGCCCAGGCTCAGGCAGGTCAGCAGACGAGCGAGGCGAGCACCGGCGGCAGCCGCTGGACGCTGCCGGGCTTTGGCGACGACGATCAGCCGGCACCGGCCGGCAAGCAGGCGCGTCCGCGCAGCTCCGGCTACCAACGTGAGACGGTCGTCGAAGCGGCAATGAAATCGGTCGCCCGCACGGTCGCGACCCAGGTTGGCCGCGCCCTGGTGCGCGGCATCCTCGGCAGCCTCAGCCGGCGCTAA
- a CDS encoding organic hydroperoxide resistance protein, whose translation MPILYRTTASATGGRAGQAKSADGVLDVTLTVPKELGGDGARGTNPEQLFAAGYSACFLGALKFVAGKEKVKLPEDTTVTGTVGIGPREDGTGFGIDAALEISSPGVDKAVLEDLVQKAHIVCPYSHATKGNIDVKLTVA comes from the coding sequence ATGCCCATTCTTTACCGCACCACAGCGTCCGCAACCGGTGGCCGCGCCGGCCAGGCCAAGAGCGCCGACGGCGTGCTCGACGTCACGCTCACCGTTCCGAAGGAACTCGGCGGCGATGGCGCCCGCGGCACCAATCCCGAGCAGCTCTTTGCAGCCGGCTACTCGGCCTGCTTCCTCGGCGCGCTGAAATTCGTGGCCGGCAAGGAGAAGGTAAAGCTTCCGGAAGACACCACGGTGACGGGAACCGTCGGCATCGGTCCGCGCGAAGATGGCACCGGCTTCGGCATCGACGCCGCACTCGAAATCTCTTCGCCGGGCGTCGACAAGGCCGTGCTCGAAGATCTCGTCCAGAAGGCGCATATCGTTTGCCCCTACAGCCATGCGACCAAGGGCAACATCGACGTGAAGCTCACCGTCGCCTGA
- a CDS encoding DUF1236 domain-containing protein translates to MKKIILASFVASLAFSGVALAQTTTVVVPGEVKTYVLQQTSPSVTYDGTVVVGEPLPDTVEVYPIPQQPTYGYVVVNQQRVLVDPQSRRVIEVLQ, encoded by the coding sequence ATGAAGAAAATCATCCTAGCCAGTTTTGTAGCGAGCCTTGCCTTTTCCGGCGTCGCCCTGGCTCAGACCACGACGGTCGTCGTTCCCGGCGAGGTCAAGACCTACGTCCTTCAGCAAACCAGCCCATCGGTGACCTATGACGGCACCGTCGTGGTGGGCGAGCCCCTGCCCGACACGGTCGAGGTCTACCCGATCCCGCAGCAGCCAACCTACGGCTATGTGGTCGTGAACCAGCAAAGGGTGCTGGTCGACCCGCAAAGCAGGCGGGTCATCGAGGTTCTGCAGTAG